A single window of Candidatus Flexicrinis affinis DNA harbors:
- a CDS encoding PD40 domain-containing protein → MHRIAALFVVMLLVLSGGGNLADPVPATPAPLLPIPGTPQPPDPLGGFRGIPSIPETDAPPLTLLSPAPQTEVYRGEIVFAWTPHPQAQSYRLSVLRDGEPYFAHTYAARHICTTDLCALATYLDSGIPGFDVDVPHTWSVEPRDANGDLFTGSRSTAAPSTFVPKRRPFVAPLPEIAPPDGMIGPRTVASKIVHLYRHGISWRYPDGSGPVYGTAEYTIASLSGCGSVAIGFCDLDYPALSPDLNRVAFVGRAALGNEQADTPDLYIASIDGTSIQRMTTTSAEETYLNWSPDGTQLAFSIWVSANNRYDLYVLSDLDTTPTVSFVIENAMYPSWSPNGTHISYVVEDELICDLRTLKWENGQVSDITLIALAPLNDGCYRDVDRSPAQHQYVYSSYAPTPGLRLIGVTNGIGSLPTPLADGWYTDPNWDPDGVAVAFGGQPIVGSGTTFPPSGAGLFVQRVATNGAPVGQPTTVATIALPPPDNGMRPDWNGTPVCTGARDAGGDLCQPAPTATISFATNTPLGPTPTPTPSPSPTVAPTLSDAQLATVFPLPMQPGAGTPEARLSNGEFVERGNPTALPVCSRDVNPPGFPVSYPLIIPANAELWVVDTEYLPSEAPNNANLGRFTVYRIRLQDLPAGTLERLKSSPSMQQNEFQTLLDEAINNPSTSVNLGWVYIAYAHQDSVTVVATPARHQYPPLQPTAEIGSSGNSGLTSVPTAEFHLDVSAYYVSGRVELPILSIAADEPHNGLKYFDPTFQDYFTLYKTLRTATRRNAYGLITLIDPITLWPQLGVDVGFPIYIDCFDYP, encoded by the coding sequence ATGCACCGGATCGCCGCGCTGTTCGTCGTCATGCTGCTCGTCTTGTCGGGAGGGGGTAATCTCGCCGATCCCGTACCTGCGACCCCCGCGCCGTTACTGCCGATCCCCGGCACGCCGCAGCCGCCCGATCCGCTGGGCGGGTTCCGCGGCATTCCCAGCATTCCTGAAACCGACGCGCCACCCTTAACCCTGCTCTCGCCCGCACCTCAAACAGAGGTATACCGGGGCGAGATCGTGTTTGCATGGACGCCTCATCCGCAGGCCCAGTCCTACCGCCTCTCTGTCCTGCGTGACGGTGAGCCGTACTTCGCACACACCTACGCCGCGCGCCACATCTGTACGACGGACCTCTGTGCGCTCGCCACCTATCTCGACAGCGGTATCCCCGGCTTTGACGTGGACGTGCCGCATACGTGGTCGGTCGAGCCGCGCGACGCCAATGGCGATCTGTTCACGGGCAGCCGGTCAACCGCCGCACCGTCGACGTTTGTCCCGAAGCGTCGGCCGTTCGTCGCGCCTCTGCCCGAGATCGCCCCGCCGGACGGGATGATCGGTCCGCGCACGGTCGCCTCGAAGATCGTACATCTCTATCGGCACGGGATCAGTTGGCGTTATCCTGACGGCAGTGGCCCGGTGTACGGCACGGCGGAATACACCATCGCGTCACTGTCTGGGTGCGGATCGGTCGCGATCGGCTTCTGCGACCTGGACTACCCGGCGCTCTCGCCGGATTTGAACAGGGTCGCGTTCGTCGGGAGGGCCGCGCTGGGCAACGAACAGGCCGACACGCCGGACCTGTACATCGCCAGTATCGACGGGACTTCGATCCAGCGCATGACCACCACGTCCGCCGAAGAGACCTACTTGAACTGGTCGCCGGACGGGACGCAGCTGGCGTTCAGCATCTGGGTTTCTGCAAACAACCGGTACGACCTGTACGTGCTGAGCGATCTCGATACGACGCCGACTGTTTCGTTCGTGATCGAGAACGCCATGTATCCGTCGTGGTCACCCAACGGCACGCACATCAGCTATGTAGTTGAAGATGAGTTGATTTGCGATCTGCGCACACTGAAATGGGAAAACGGGCAGGTCTCAGACATCACGCTCATCGCGCTGGCCCCCTTGAACGACGGCTGCTATAGGGACGTCGACCGGTCACCAGCGCAGCACCAGTACGTGTACAGCTCCTATGCACCGACGCCCGGCCTGCGCCTGATCGGCGTGACGAACGGGATCGGGTCGCTGCCGACGCCGCTGGCCGACGGCTGGTACACCGACCCCAACTGGGACCCGGACGGCGTGGCGGTCGCTTTCGGTGGACAGCCAATCGTGGGGTCGGGGACGACGTTTCCGCCGAGCGGTGCGGGGTTGTTCGTGCAGCGGGTGGCGACCAACGGCGCGCCGGTCGGGCAGCCGACCACGGTGGCGACGATCGCCCTTCCCCCGCCAGACAACGGCATGCGGCCGGATTGGAACGGGACGCCGGTCTGCACCGGCGCACGCGACGCCGGCGGTGACCTGTGCCAGCCCGCGCCCACGGCGACGATTTCCTTCGCCACTAACACGCCGTTGGGGCCAACGCCAACGCCGACGCCATCGCCGTCTCCAACAGTCGCCCCAACCCTCTCCGACGCGCAGCTGGCCACCGTCTTCCCGCTGCCGATGCAACCCGGTGCGGGTACTCCTGAAGCGAGATTGAGCAATGGAGAATTCGTGGAGCGCGGAAACCCAACGGCACTACCGGTGTGTTCACGCGACGTCAATCCTCCCGGCTTCCCCGTAAGTTACCCGCTCATCATTCCAGCCAACGCGGAACTCTGGGTTGTTGATACGGAATACTTGCCCAGTGAAGCCCCGAATAATGCGAATCTTGGCAGATTCACCGTGTACCGTATTCGGTTGCAGGATCTTCCTGCTGGAACGCTTGAGCGTCTGAAATCGTCACCATCAATGCAGCAGAATGAGTTTCAGACACTTCTCGACGAGGCGATCAACAACCCGAGCACCAGCGTGAATCTTGGCTGGGTTTACATTGCATACGCTCACCAGGATTCCGTCACTGTGGTCGCAACACCCGCACGTCATCAGTACCCGCCTCTACAGCCTACCGCAGAAATCGGATCAAGCGGCAATAGTGGCCTGACTTCGGTACCGACGGCTGAATTCCATCTGGACGTCAGCGCATATTATGTCTCGGGCAGAGTCGAACTTCCGATTCTGTCGATTGCGGCAGATGAACCGCATAATGGCTTGAAATACTTCGACCCTACGTTCCAAGACTACTTCACTCTCTACAAGACACTTCGGACAGCCACTCGAAGAAATGCCTACGGCCTTATAACGTTAATTGATCCAATTACCCTGTGGCCACAGCTTGGCGTGGATGTAGGCTTCCCAATCTATATCGATTGCTTTGATTACCCGTAG
- a CDS encoding PD40 domain-containing protein — MSALIEPTPTATLTPTFTFTTPTPTPTNTLTPTATPVPSAGAGWLLYHSNRPEPAANTAGAFNLYAADLSVSPPLVQRLTANTDSNVRDELPVWSPDHTRIAFTRRTGTASDVCLLTLATSAVVCTDTPAENEDYPAWADSGLYLAYVSDADGEKDIYKHALSDGGFAGSRVNLTHRAGTDGHDDYPDWHGDWIVYASTRDGNKELYVMFADADALNAGDGQQRQQLTETTDKTHKQPAWSPLGDKIAYTRDTNGLDDTYVRPMTFSDGTWTPGPASMLTGGQPGEYRFMAWQSADMSQSTLAAVRDLNGDKDIVIITTGLGGGLSDPGAPVNSSAFEDDPDW, encoded by the coding sequence GTGTCAGCATTGATCGAACCCACGCCCACCGCGACGCTCACGCCCACGTTTACATTTACAACGCCGACTCCAACGCCGACCAACACACTGACCCCCACCGCGACTCCGGTCCCATCCGCCGGCGCGGGATGGCTGCTGTACCACTCCAACCGGCCCGAGCCAGCCGCCAACACCGCCGGCGCGTTCAACCTCTACGCCGCCGACCTGAGCGTGTCGCCACCGCTCGTCCAGCGGCTGACGGCCAACACCGACTCCAACGTCCGCGACGAGCTGCCGGTCTGGTCGCCCGACCACACGCGCATCGCCTTCACCCGCCGCACCGGCACCGCCTCCGACGTCTGCTTGCTCACACTCGCCACCTCGGCCGTCGTCTGCACCGACACGCCGGCCGAGAACGAGGACTATCCGGCGTGGGCCGACAGCGGGCTGTACCTCGCTTACGTCTCCGACGCTGACGGCGAGAAGGACATCTACAAGCACGCCCTCAGCGACGGCGGCTTCGCCGGCTCGCGCGTCAATCTCACGCATCGCGCCGGGACCGACGGTCACGACGACTATCCCGACTGGCACGGTGACTGGATCGTGTACGCGTCCACCCGTGACGGCAACAAGGAGCTGTACGTGATGTTCGCCGATGCCGATGCGCTCAACGCCGGTGACGGACAGCAGCGCCAGCAGCTCACCGAAACGACCGACAAGACGCACAAGCAGCCGGCGTGGTCGCCGCTGGGGGACAAGATCGCCTACACGCGCGACACCAACGGGCTCGACGACACGTACGTGCGGCCGATGACGTTCAGCGACGGGACGTGGACGCCGGGGCCGGCGTCGATGCTGACAGGCGGTCAGCCGGGCGAGTACCGGTTCATGGCGTGGCAGTCGGCGGATATGAGTCAGTCGACGCTGGCGGCGGTGCGCGATCTGAACGGGGACAAGGACATCGTGATTATCACGACCGGGCTGGGCGGCGGGCTGAGCGATCCGGGCGCGCCGGTCAACTCGTCCGCCTTCGAGGACGACCCGGACTGGTAG
- a CDS encoding DnaD domain protein, translated as MSATIIPFTRIPDAVLLDPRLTALQLRIYAVIARRLGSDTTSAFPSYATIARDANTSRTSAIGAVKALIDLGYLCKQAQPSGQGDLTSNRYTICGEGSQIFAPRGANPVPPLVRGLDHGGTNPALPVVQILNHGGADFGPESESKNQSQSNKTQEIQNAREPAPASASAAADPGLQSVLDDFQGNIGALSSMATQVVTDLVKDCGSGWVRDAIQEAVIYEKRSLAYVRRILRAWKQTGRAGERKISPLKVEPIPVPQNETVDTATDIVWPPPSLLRDAGAAPDRSDPAAVAWKAICDRLPLLGRLSRMATPVSLLDGVLTVEVADKRTYSVLTDTQRHLVAFASRDVLGSEGSVAVMMVERRLDAAGC; from the coding sequence ATGAGCGCGACGATCATTCCGTTCACGCGCATCCCGGACGCCGTCCTGCTCGATCCGCGACTGACCGCGCTCCAGCTGCGCATCTATGCGGTCATCGCCCGCCGCCTCGGCAGCGATACCACGTCCGCATTCCCGAGCTATGCCACGATCGCACGCGACGCCAACACCAGCCGCACGTCGGCGATCGGCGCGGTGAAGGCGCTCATCGACCTCGGCTATCTGTGCAAACAAGCGCAGCCGAGCGGGCAGGGCGATCTGACCAGCAACCGGTATACGATCTGCGGTGAGGGTAGTCAAATCTTTGCACCACGTGGTGCAAATCCTGTACCACCCCTGGTGCGCGGTTTGGACCACGGTGGTACAAATCCCGCACTACCGGTGGTGCAAATTCTGAACCACGGTGGTGCAGATTTTGGACCCGAATCAGAATCAAAGAATCAGAGTCAGAGTAATAAGACTCAAGAGATCCAGAACGCGCGCGAGCCCGCGCCTGCGTCCGCATCCGCTGCCGCCGATCCTGGCCTTCAATCTGTGCTTGATGATTTTCAGGGAAATATCGGTGCGCTGAGCTCCATGGCCACGCAGGTCGTCACGGACCTGGTTAAAGATTGCGGTTCCGGATGGGTCCGGGATGCGATTCAAGAGGCGGTCATCTATGAGAAGCGCAGCCTCGCGTATGTGCGCCGGATCCTGCGGGCGTGGAAGCAGACCGGTCGCGCCGGCGAACGGAAGATCTCGCCGCTAAAGGTCGAACCGATTCCGGTCCCGCAGAACGAGACTGTGGACACGGCGACGGACATCGTCTGGCCACCGCCGAGTCTCTTGCGCGATGCTGGCGCAGCGCCGGACAGGTCGGATCCCGCGGCGGTCGCGTGGAAGGCGATATGCGACCGACTGCCTCTGCTCGGACGACTGAGCCGGATGGCGACACCGGTGAGCCTACTGGACGGCGTGCTGACGGTCGAGGTGGCGGACAAGCGCACGTATTCGGTGCTCACCGACACGCAGCGGCATCTAGTAGCCTTCGCGAGCCGCGACGTCCTTGGCAGCGAGGGATCGGTTGCGGTGATGATGGTTGAGCGAAGGCTCGATGCAGCGGGCTGTTGA
- a CDS encoding ParA family protein yields the protein MTRVFVFTNHKGGTSKTTSSTNAAYGIVSMLRHAGAPNPRVLLIDTDSQAHATLVTTGSKNYGADNSLYTVLMADRQSAARTLLGCLVPSTWDADLHVLPASSLLEGAERELNSLAGAPYRLADPLNQIADRYAAIVIDTRPSFSLMTEMGLIAATDAIVPVEPRYLETVGLMSVIGKINDIRDGWRQPNLRVSGILVTKMNARVRGHKYLLDELKAHRVLGPLLLGVVPVNEAVSYAHQCHQSIFTYDPHAPASKAYMSIVIRLVQIMAGGAA from the coding sequence ATGACTCGCGTTTTCGTATTTACCAACCACAAGGGTGGCACGTCTAAGACGACATCATCCACCAATGCTGCGTATGGCATCGTCTCGATGCTGCGACACGCCGGCGCACCCAACCCGCGTGTGCTGCTGATCGACACCGACAGTCAGGCGCACGCCACGCTGGTCACCACCGGGTCGAAGAACTACGGCGCAGACAACAGTCTGTACACCGTCCTGATGGCCGACCGACAGAGCGCAGCGCGGACCTTGCTCGGATGCCTGGTGCCGTCGACGTGGGACGCGGACCTGCACGTCCTGCCGGCCTCGTCGCTGCTTGAAGGCGCTGAGCGCGAACTGAACAGCCTGGCCGGCGCACCGTACCGCCTCGCCGATCCTCTCAACCAGATCGCTGACCGTTATGCCGCGATCGTCATCGACACGCGGCCGTCGTTTTCGCTGATGACTGAGATGGGGCTGATCGCTGCCACAGACGCGATTGTGCCGGTCGAGCCGCGCTATCTCGAAACGGTCGGTCTGATGAGCGTGATCGGCAAGATCAATGACATCCGCGATGGCTGGCGTCAGCCGAACCTGCGCGTCAGCGGCATCCTTGTCACCAAGATGAACGCGCGTGTGCGTGGGCACAAATACCTGCTTGACGAGCTCAAGGCGCACCGAGTGCTCGGGCCGCTGCTGCTTGGCGTCGTGCCGGTGAATGAAGCGGTGTCGTACGCGCATCAGTGCCACCAGAGCATCTTCACCTACGATCCGCACGCGCCGGCGAGCAAGGCGTACATGAGCATCGTCATCCGGCTCGTGCAGATCATGGCAGGCGGTGCGGCATGA
- a CDS encoding ParB N-terminal domain-containing protein, with protein MKRQNQRIDELLDSVTADMLVGGQTQFTDTGLRVERLLLEMVRPDPIQPRRVLPEHLHFDFHAGRMTPTQALRGLVQLVQVSARQRGRPFSNVLELLPNPDADAPDDPAVQLSPEEQLLHDLVNLAVTIRDDGQVNPLTVVDVSHGVVQQFRIETGERRYWASWLLRDFIPNYSGDGMIPCIVIPTENTSVFRQARENTARSGLSAVAMARQAALLLLTVHGYEIPDGAVTNDFYRQALDLDLRGKREYTEAILSAMGGMKKTYFSYIKNLLRLSDEALELADRHNIEEFKLRPVLSLAQEYHAEVVRQIIDLGLSGKQIKELCEGNEMEDNENEMSERLPGAAVKVAKMTQTISALSAGDIAKALLKQEGDADIAFARLQALQRVLSEALKHLSAK; from the coding sequence ATGAAACGTCAGAACCAGCGCATCGACGAACTGCTTGACAGTGTCACCGCCGATATGCTGGTGGGCGGCCAAACGCAGTTCACCGATACGGGCCTTCGTGTCGAGCGACTGCTGCTCGAAATGGTGCGACCGGATCCCATTCAGCCACGGCGCGTGCTGCCAGAGCATCTGCACTTCGACTTCCACGCTGGCCGGATGACGCCGACGCAGGCGTTGCGCGGATTGGTCCAGCTCGTGCAGGTCTCGGCACGGCAGCGCGGACGGCCGTTCAGCAACGTGCTCGAGTTGCTGCCAAACCCCGATGCCGACGCTCCCGACGATCCGGCCGTTCAGTTGTCGCCGGAGGAGCAGCTGCTGCACGATCTGGTCAACCTCGCCGTCACGATCCGCGACGACGGACAGGTCAATCCGCTGACCGTGGTCGACGTGTCGCATGGTGTCGTGCAGCAGTTTCGGATCGAGACTGGCGAGCGGCGTTACTGGGCGAGCTGGCTGCTGCGCGACTTCATCCCGAACTACAGCGGAGACGGCATGATCCCATGCATCGTGATCCCGACCGAGAACACGTCGGTGTTCCGGCAGGCGCGCGAGAACACGGCGCGCAGCGGATTGTCGGCGGTGGCGATGGCCCGACAGGCTGCCCTCCTGCTGCTCACCGTGCACGGCTACGAAATCCCGGACGGCGCCGTCACCAACGACTTCTACCGGCAGGCGCTCGACCTGGATCTGCGCGGCAAGCGCGAATACACCGAAGCGATCCTCAGCGCGATGGGCGGCATGAAGAAGACGTATTTCAGCTACATCAAGAACCTTCTCCGGCTGTCGGACGAGGCGCTGGAGCTGGCAGACCGGCACAACATCGAGGAATTCAAGCTGCGCCCCGTACTGAGTCTCGCACAGGAGTATCACGCAGAAGTTGTGAGGCAGATCATCGACCTGGGTCTGTCGGGCAAACAGATCAAAGAGCTTTGCGAGGGGAACGAGATGGAGGACAACGAGAATGAAATGTCCGAAAGGCTGCCAGGAGCGGCGGTCAAGGTGGCGAAGATGACACAAACAATCAGCGCACTATCGGCCGGCGACATCGCCAAAGCCCTGCTCAAACAGGAAGGTGACGCCGATATCGCATTTGCCCGCCTTCAGGCGTTGCAGCGGGTGCTTTCTGAGGCACTCAAACACTTATCCGCGAAGTAA